One stretch of Zingiber officinale cultivar Zhangliang chromosome 6B, Zo_v1.1, whole genome shotgun sequence DNA includes these proteins:
- the LOC121992543 gene encoding transcription termination factor MTERF8, chloroplastic-like → MKRLYHASFFCKTVSSTRSPLSHDAALLFAVFPYSASATAAGTASTTGNHMFMAQYLIDSCGFNQEKATEASKLLNGIQSRQQPDSVLAFLKSYGFDDASVKRLLLYFPKCLLLDVEKALAPKFRAFEDLGLSPSDIVHLVWSNPSTVKCKHERTVSKIEFWQGLLRSKAALVKLFKENRGILSCNIEKKIQPNLDLLRECGLDGPKLASILWHRPLMVAQNADFLKSLISRAEDLGVPRTSGMFHRTLCALFTVSPEKFKRQMELFRSFGWSEDDFVVAFRKCPTFLQKSLMTLQRKMEFLINEAGYASSYIAIRPILLERRLIPRHRILATLKSRGCCESDYKVATYMVISEAKFIEKYIMVYKDRYPDLSELYASLKHSNASDSGLQ, encoded by the coding sequence ATGAAGAGGCTATATCATGCCTCCTTCTTCTGCAAAACCGTGTCTTCCACTCGTTCTCCTCTCTCCCACGATGCTGCCCTCCTCTTTGCCGTCTTCCCTTACTCGGCCTCTGCCACCGCCGCCGGCACCGCATCCACCACTGGGAATCACATGTTCATGGCCCAATACCTCATCGACTCATGTGGCTTCAACCAGGAGAAGGCTACTGAGGCCTCGAAGCTTCTCAACGGCATCCAATCCAGGCAGCAGCCCGACTCCGTCCTTGCTTTCCTCAAAAGTTACGGCTTCGATGACGCATCAGTAAAAAGGCTCCTACTTTACTTCCCCAAATGTCTTCTTTTGGACGTAGAGAAGGCACTTGCACCAAAATTCCGAGCTTTCGAAGATCTGGGTCTCTCCCCATCAGACATCGTCCACCTCGTCTGGTCGAATCCCTCCACTGTCAAATGCAAACACGAACGCACTGTATCTAAGATCGAATTTTGGCAAGGCCTTCTCAGGTCCAAGGCTGCGCTGGTGAAGTTGTTCAAGGAAAACCGAGGGATTCTTTCATGCAATATTGAGAAGAAGATCCAGCCCAACCTTGATTTGCTTCGGGAATGCGGCTTGGACGGCCCAAAGCTTGCCTCTATCTTGTGGCATCGCCCACTGATGGTGGCACAGAATGCTGATTTCTTGAAGTCGTTGATCAGTCGCGCTGAGGATTTGGGAGTGCCACGGACATCGGGGATGTTCCATCGCACTCTCTGTGCACTCTTCACGGTCAGTCCAGAGAAGTTCAAGAGGCAAATGGAATTGTTCCGGAGCTTTGGGTGGTCAGAGGATGATTTTGTTGTGGCATTCCGGAAATGTCCTACCTTCCTACAGAAGTCTTTGATGACTTTGCAGAGAAAAATGGAGTTCCTGATAAATGAGGCTGGATATGCTTCTTCTTACATAGCTATACGTCCAATTCTATTGGAGAGAAGGTTGATTCCGAGACATCGGATCTTGGCAACCTTGAAGTCTAGGGGGTGCTGTGAAAGTGATTACAAAGTTGCAACATACATGGTGATTTCAGAGGCCAAATTCATAGAGAAGTACATTATGGTCTACAAGGACAGGTATCCAGATCTGAGTGAACTCTATGCAAGCTTAAAGCACTCTAATGCTTCTGATTCTGGACTTCAATGA